Part of the Aciduliprofundum boonei T469 genome is shown below.
TCGTAGGGCATGTCTTCAAAAAATTCTCTCACATAACGAGGTGTACTCAATATACTATGCTTTATATCTCCCAGAATTATCAACCTATTTGCTTCTGTTTTTACCATTATATCTTCAATCCTATCTCTCATGCTCTTCCATTGAGAAGGAACAAGGATACCTCTTTCCCTCAATTCATCCTCATATCCTATATGCAAATCTGTGATTATCACAGCAGATATATCTTCAAGATACACTGCCCTCTCATTCCACAATATCTTCATCTCTCACACCGTAACGGAGCAATATCCCTGAGCCAAGCGGTTTACATTCTAAAAATTTCAATCTTATAACCTCATTCTCATTTTTTGCGCCTATGCCCTCTACAAGCGATGGGGCACCACCTCCAATCACTAAGGAGCCAACAAAGACATTTAACTCATCTACCAAATTCTCTCGCAAAAATGAAGAAATAACCGTACCTCCTCCCTCAACCATAACGCTTTTAATTCCTCTTTTCCACAACTCGTTTAAAAGACATTTCAAATCAACCTTATCTTTCCCGCATATTACTATCTCAGCATTCAACTCTCTAATCTTTGCATTTTCCGTAGTCGCTATAATAGTTTTTGCGATACTATTCAAGACCCTTGCATTTTTAGGTATTCTCAATTTTGAATCTAAAACTACCCTTACTGGATTCTTCGCATTTGCCACATACTTCTCCTTCACAGTCAATTTAGGGTCATCTTTTAAGATAGTATTTATACCAACAAGAATTGCATCTACGCTAGCGCGCATCTTATGCACTCTTTTAAAATCCTCCTCATCGCTTATCTTTATCCTCTTCCCACCAACAAGTGCTATCTTACCATCCACACTCATTGCAGCGTTGATTATAACCTTGGGCCTATCCATAATCTTACCTCCCAAACCTTCTCTGTCTCATTTGATAGGAGCGAATTGCACGAAGAAAATCTATCTTGCGAAATGTTGGCCAGTATATATCTGCAAAATAGAACTCACTATAGGCACTCTGCCAAAGGAGAAAATTGCTTATTCTCTCCTCACCGGAGGTACGAAGAATTAGATCTGGATCTGGTAAATCTCCTGTATAGAGGTGCTTTCTAACAGTTTCTTCTGTTATATCCTCTACCTCCAATTTTCCATCTTTGACCTCTTGAGCGATCTCCTTTATGGCCTTTATTATCTCTTCTCTTCCTCCATAAGCTATGGCTATATTAAAAAAGAATTCATCATAATTTTTCGTCCTCTCTTCAGCATACTCTATCGCTTCCCTTAATTCTTCTGGAAGCACCTCCCTTTGCCCTATAACTTTTATTCTTATCTTGTTTTTATGGACTCTTTCATCATCGGCTGCTTTTTTTAAATTCTCAATAAACAATCTCATAAGCTCCAGAACTTCCTCTCTACTCCTCTTAAAATTCTCCGTAGAAAAAGCATAAACTGTTAGGATTTTTATTCCTATCTCCCTGCACCATTCAATAACTTCTTCCAACTTGTCCTTACCTTCACGATGTCCCTGAGTGGGTTTCATATCCAACTCTCTGGCAAATCTCCTGTTACCATCCATTATTATACCAACATGCTTTGGAATTTTTCCTTCTTTAACTAACTTTAGAAGTTTTTTCTCGTAAGCCCTGTATGCTGTGTCCACTAACCCTTCTGTAAAATCCATTGCCCCATTATTCCCCTTATCTTATTTATCTCTTTTCCCTGCAAAAGGAATATGAGAATATCTCCCTCATTTAAAATCGTGTCAGGAGCAGGATTTTTTATCAGATCATTTCCTCTTTTTATGGCTATAATTAATCCTATTTTCTTCCTTATGTCAGTATCCTTGATTTTCTTACCTACATAAACCTTGGGTAATTTCAATCCTATCAATTGAAGCTCCTCTGAGACAATAACCCTTTCAATAAAAGATGCCACTTTTGGAGCCAGTAAATACCTTAGAATCTCTTTACCCACTATCTCACTCTCTAGGACCACATAATCGGCTCCTGCACCGTACACCTTACTCACACTTTCTTTTTTCTTTACAACGACTGCAATCTTTATCTTTGGGTTTAATTCTCTAGCTAATAGTGTAACATAAATATTCTTTTCATCACTATCCATAGCGATTATTATGGTATCCTCTTTCTTTATTCCAGCTTTTATGAGAATCTGGGGGTCTGCAGGATTGCCCTTGATACTATTCTTACCCTCCGCATTTTCATCTATTATCTTTCCCCCCAATAGTTTAGTTATTGAGTTATACCCGCAGATAAGCAATTAGACACCCCCTTTAAACACTAGAAGAATATCCCCCTTTTTCAGTATCATCTCCGGTTGTGGGTTTACCAGCAACTGCCCGTCCCTGTATATCCCTATTATCAAACCCTTTTTCTCCCGCATATTGAGCTCCATTATGCTCTTGCCTGCGCACTTATCAACTTTTTGCTCTTCCAGAACCATATCCTTGAAAATTTCACCTGCAAATTTATGTACAAAATCATTTTTTATCCAGTGAGAGAGAACAGAACCTATTAATTCATCCCTAGAAACAACAACATTTGCACCGCATTTTTTGAGAATGTCCTTGGCGCTATCCTTGTGAGAGAGAGCAATTATATTAAGTTTGTCATTCAATTTTCTCCCAGTTATTACCGTAACTGCATTCATTTCATTATCCCCTATAGCCACTAGGGCCTTTGCCCTCCCAATATTTGCCTTGATTAAATTCTCCATCTCTGTTGGCTTTCCATTTACAGATGGTTTATCTACTGGAGCATTCTCATCAACAATAACAAATGGTATGTCCAAAAAGTCCAATTCATCCATTATAATGTCTGCCACATCGTTATAACCAGCTATTATTACATGGGCATCTTGGGGCACAGGCATTTTTTTATCTTGCACAGCATTCTTAACTTTTAACTCTATCCAGGGACCTAAAAGCGCTTGTATACCTCCGAAAATCACACCAAGACCAAATATCAAATAAAATATTGTGAACCATTTACCAATCTCGCTATGTAAACTCACACCTGATGGATAATATCCCAGAGTGGAAATTGTAACAACGCTAAAATATATTGCATCTGTAAATGTAACGCTCTCATGTTCAACGAAAATTTTTATTAGTACATACCCCAAACTCCCAATCATTATGGTGGATAGAACCATAAGAATGAACAAAATCAGCCGGTTCTTGAGAGGGAATGAGGAAATCATTGTGAAGTATATACTAATCAATCATTTAGATTTTACCATATGCAGAGGAAAATTAATAAATATTGATTATGCAATTCCCCTCCGTTATGGGAATAAAAACATATCTGAAAATAACCTTCAACAGTGAAGGAGCGAGCCCAAGCGAGATAATGAGCAGACTGCAGTCCTTAGGATTTAAGCCAATAACAGGTACCTACGATATGGTCTACGAGTGGGATAATGGTGCAACGGTGAAAGATGCCATATGGTTTGCAGACAAAGTGTATGAAACTCTAAAGGGTTACAATGTTCTTTTCCAGTTGGAAACTATCTCAGAATAATCATTTTCTATAAACATACCTTTTATATGCCCCACACCTGAGACATTTT
Proteins encoded:
- a CDS encoding 2,5-diamino-6-(ribosylamino)-4(3H)-pyrimidinone 5'-phosphate reductase: MDRPKVIINAAMSVDGKIALVGGKRIKISDEEDFKRVHKMRASVDAILVGINTILKDDPKLTVKEKYVANAKNPVRVVLDSKLRIPKNARVLNSIAKTIIATTENAKIRELNAEIVICGKDKVDLKCLLNELWKRGIKSVMVEGGGTVISSFLRENLVDELNVFVGSLVIGGGAPSLVEGIGAKNENEVIRLKFLECKPLGSGILLRYGVRDEDIVE
- the uppS gene encoding polyprenyl diphosphate synthase translates to MDFTEGLVDTAYRAYEKKLLKLVKEGKIPKHVGIIMDGNRRFARELDMKPTQGHREGKDKLEEVIEWCREIGIKILTVYAFSTENFKRSREEVLELMRLFIENLKKAADDERVHKNKIRIKVIGQREVLPEELREAIEYAEERTKNYDEFFFNIAIAYGGREEIIKAIKEIAQEVKDGKLEVEDITEETVRKHLYTGDLPDPDLILRTSGEERISNFLLWQSAYSEFYFADIYWPTFRKIDFLRAIRSYQMRQRRFGR
- a CDS encoding TrkA family potassium uptake protein encodes the protein MLICGYNSITKLLGGKIIDENAEGKNSIKGNPADPQILIKAGIKKEDTIIIAMDSDEKNIYVTLLARELNPKIKIAVVVKKKESVSKVYGAGADYVVLESEIVGKEILRYLLAPKVASFIERVIVSEELQLIGLKLPKVYVGKKIKDTDIRKKIGLIIAIKRGNDLIKNPAPDTILNEGDILIFLLQGKEINKIRGIMGQWILQKG
- a CDS encoding TrkA family potassium uptake protein, yielding MISSFPLKNRLILFILMVLSTIMIGSLGYVLIKIFVEHESVTFTDAIYFSVVTISTLGYYPSGVSLHSEIGKWFTIFYLIFGLGVIFGGIQALLGPWIELKVKNAVQDKKMPVPQDAHVIIAGYNDVADIIMDELDFLDIPFVIVDENAPVDKPSVNGKPTEMENLIKANIGRAKALVAIGDNEMNAVTVITGRKLNDKLNIIALSHKDSAKDILKKCGANVVVSRDELIGSVLSHWIKNDFVHKFAGEIFKDMVLEEQKVDKCAGKSIMELNMREKKGLIIGIYRDGQLLVNPQPEMILKKGDILLVFKGGV